A window of Thiocapsa bogorovii genomic DNA:
AGTGTAGGGGCGACGTCAGTCGCCCCATCCGATTTCGGCCGCTTCGGTCAAAACACTGGGCGACTGAAGTCGCCCCTACGTCGCCGCGACGTGGCCGCTGCGCGGGCTCTAGGCAGGCTGTACGCCGCATCGCATCGGCATGCACGGCGTGGTTCGCCCGAATCGACCGTACTTTAAGGAGCTTGCAAAATGAATGTTTTGGAACTGATCGGGCGTGATCAGCCGCTGTTTGATGCGGATATCGCCGGGTTCGAGGGCGAGTTGTCTGCCCGTGTGGCCGAGGGGCGGTTTCTGGTGATCGGCGGGGCGGGGTCGATCGGGAAGGCGGTGGTGCGCGAGATCTTCAAACGTGGCCCGCGCGCGCTGCATGTGGTGGATATCAGCGAGAACAACATGGTCGAGCTGGTGCGTGATCTGCGCAGTACGCTTGGCTACATCGACGGGGACTTTCGCACCTTCGCGATCGACTGCGGATCGGTGGAGTTCGATGCGCTGATGCGCTGGAGCGGCGGCTACGACTATGTGCTGAACCTCTCCGCGCTCAAGCATGTGCGCAGCGAGAAGGATCCCTTCACCCTGATGCGGATGGTGGATGTCAACATCCTCAACACGATCGCGACCATTACGCAAGCGCAGGCCGGCGGGGCGCGGAAATATTTTTGCGTCTCGACCGACAAGGCGGCGAACCCGGTCAACATGATGGGCGCGAGCAAGCGGATCATGGAGATGTTCCTGATGCGGGCCAGTCTGGAGCTGCCGATCTCTACGGCGCGCTTCGCCAATGTCGCCTTCTCGGACGGCTCGCTGCTGCACGGGTTCAACCAGCGCTTCGCCAAGCGCCAGCCGTTCGCGGCGCCCAGCGACGTGCGCCGCTATTTCGTGACCCCCCAGGAGTCGGGCGAGCTGTGTCTGATGTCCTGCCTGCTCGGGAAGAACCGCGACATCTTCTTCCCTAAGCTCAGCGAGCGGCTGCATCTCATCACCTTTGCCGAGATCGCCGAGCGTTACTTGGCGGCTCGGGGCTACGAGGCATTTCCTTGCGCCACCGAGGACGAGGCGCGGGCCTGCATCGACGAGCGCCTGGCGCGACAACAATGGCCCTGCTGCTTCTTCGCGAGCGACACGAGCGGTGAAAAGGACTTCGAGGAGTTTTTTACGGACCGGGAGACCTTGGATATGGCTCGGTTCGAGAGCATCGGGGTGATCCGGAACGAACCGCGCTTCGACGCCGCTAGGTTGGAATTTTTCCTGGCAAGCGTCGATGCCCTGAAGGCACGCGGCGAGTGGGGCCGCGCCGAGTTGGTCGAGTTGTTCCATGCCATGTTGCCCGATTTCAGACACAAGGACACCGGCAAGTATCTGGATGAGAAGATGTAAAATTCCCGGTGTTAGGGTTAGGATGCGGGCCCCGTGACGCAGAACGCCACCGGGCATGGATAACACCGCTGGGCGGATGTCACGAGCCCTGAGGGTTTCGTCCGCGGCACGTCGAGAAAGGACACAGGCCCGACAATCGGTCGAGACACCTGCCGATCGTTCCGGCATGATGTGCAAAGGAGAGGGTCTAGTCATGGTGACACGAGGCAGGTCGACAAGATGACCGGAGATGTGGAGCATTTCGCGCGGGGGCTCGTCGACACCGTTCGCACCCGGTACAGAACGGATGATTTCATACCGCTGCATGCGCCGCAGTTTGCGGGCAGGGACCGCGATTACCTGCTTGAGGCCATCGACAGCGGTTTTGTGTCGTCGGTGGGACGCCACGTCGATGCCTTCGAAACCGCGCTGCGCGCCTTCACCGGCGCGGGCTTTGCCGTGGCAACC
This region includes:
- a CDS encoding UDP-N-acetylglucosamine 4,6-dehydratase, whose amino-acid sequence is MNVLELIGRDQPLFDADIAGFEGELSARVAEGRFLVIGGAGSIGKAVVREIFKRGPRALHVVDISENNMVELVRDLRSTLGYIDGDFRTFAIDCGSVEFDALMRWSGGYDYVLNLSALKHVRSEKDPFTLMRMVDVNILNTIATITQAQAGGARKYFCVSTDKAANPVNMMGASKRIMEMFLMRASLELPISTARFANVAFSDGSLLHGFNQRFAKRQPFAAPSDVRRYFVTPQESGELCLMSCLLGKNRDIFFPKLSERLHLITFAEIAERYLAARGYEAFPCATEDEARACIDERLARQQWPCCFFASDTSGEKDFEEFFTDRETLDMARFESIGVIRNEPRFDAARLEFFLASVDALKARGEWGRAELVELFHAMLPDFRHKDTGKYLDEKM